In Oceaniferula flava, the genomic window CAATCGCTGCGGGCATCGCCGGGAGGCACGCAGGCGGCGTTGAGCTTTTGCAATCGACCTGTGACGTTGACCATGCTGCCGCGTTTTTCGGCTGGTCCGGCACCGGGGAACACGATGTCACTTGCCTGGGCGGTGGCATTGGCGCTGTGGTGGATGGAAACCAGCAGTTCGAGCGCGTTGAGGTCGTCTTGAGTGAAGCCGGCTTCTTCGAGCAGGTTTTCCGAGGCGACCACAATGGCTTTGATGCTGCCGTTGCTGACTCCCACGCGGATACCGTCGAGTTTTCCGGTCGGGTATTCGTCCTGCAGCACCAGCTTGGCGCCGGTGGTGTTAGGGTTGCGATCCGAGGAGATCAGCATGTCATCGGACTCCTTTTCGCGGGCGACGATGCTGAGGTTCTCAGTGCCGAGTTCGGCAGCGAGTGCGCGCATCATGAAGAGTTCTTCGTTGGTCTGCTTACCGGAGGCGATCACGGCGACCTCTGAGGCGTCGAATTGTTTCAGCGCATCGGCCGAGGCCTCGAGCGCATTCTCCCAGCAGGTTTCTTCGTGAATCCCGTCGGCCTTGATCAGGCAGGCGGTGAGACGATCTTCATCGGTGGGACAGATGTAGTTCAGACGATGCGAATCCGGCATCCAGCAGGAGTTCACCTCGTCGTTCTGACGTGGGGTGATACGGAAGATCTTGTTTCCGCGGGTCCAGACGGTGATGTTCGCGCCGGTGCCGCAGTTGGTGTCGATGCTGCTGGTTTCCTTGAGGAACCAGGTGCGCATTTGGAAACGGAAATCGTTCGAAGTCAGGGCTCCCACCGGGCAGAGGTCCACGGTGTTCAGGCCGTAGTTGTTCGTCAGTTCCTTGCCGGGGAAAATCCCCACGGTGGTGTGCGTGCCACGCTCGGAGAAACCTAACACCGGCTCATCGGCGACTTCATCCATGAAACGGATACAGCGTGAGCACATGATGCAGCGCTCGTCATCGAGGCGGATGCGGGGGCCGATTTTGACATTCTTCGGCTTCTTGATTTTGTCTTCCTTGAAGCGTGATTGGCCTTTGCCGTAACCGACGGAGAACTCCTGCAGTCGGCATTCGCCAGCCTGGTCGCAGATTGGGCAGTCGAGCGGGTGGTTGATGAGAAGGAACTCCATCACGCCTTCACGGCATTTTTCCACCAGTTCACCCTGGGTGCGGATGCCCATGTTCTCGCCGACC contains:
- a CDS encoding molybdopterin-dependent oxidoreductase, producing MSDSNTTQLPKDLAAEKGLVNVQIDGHWIQVPRGTRMIEACKIAEKEVPHYCYHPKLSSPGNCRMCLVQMGMPPRPAPGEEPKYGDDGFQEIGWMPRPVIACANTVGENMGIRTQGELVEKCREGVMEFLLINHPLDCPICDQAGECRLQEFSVGYGKGQSRFKEDKIKKPKNVKIGPRIRLDDERCIMCSRCIRFMDEVADEPVLGFSERGTHTTVGIFPGKELTNNYGLNTVDLCPVGALTSNDFRFQMRTWFLKETSSIDTNCGTGANITVWTRGNKIFRITPRQNDEVNSCWMPDSHRLNYICPTDEDRLTACLIKADGIHEETCWENALEASADALKQFDASEVAVIASGKQTNEELFMMRALAAELGTENLSIVAREKESDDMLISSDRNPNTTGAKLVLQDEYPTGKLDGIRVGVSNGSIKAIVVASENLLEEAGFTQDDLNALELLVSIHHSANATAQASDIVFPGAGPAEKRGSMVNVTGRLQKLNAACVPPGDARSDWEIIRDLVLELSGEASSEAPQSIDALSKVLATSIPEFEGKHITAISDLGDLVTETGVSIPLVQREAERKANGEIVG